In Acetoanaerobium noterae, a single genomic region encodes these proteins:
- a CDS encoding sugar ABC transporter ATP-binding protein, which produces MREVILRMENITKEFPGVKALDNVNLNVYKGKVMALLGENGAGKSTLMKILSGVYKKTSGELYYNNAPLEVANPKDAMQKGIAIIHQELNLIEEMSVAENIFMGRYPSSGGRISWKNLHDESRRLLDKLGMDINPKTKVGSLSIGQKQMVEIAKALSFDAQIIIMDEPTDALTDSEAESLFKVIKELVSEGKSVVYISHRLPEIFQICDDITILRDGQFIDEMPVSEMDETILIEKMVGRKLEEQYPYIAPLSDETLMEVKNIKNEFVSDISFVVKKGEILGVAGLMGAGRTELAKSIYGSIKCEIKDIMLDGVKFEAKNEKQALSQGIVYVSEDRKKEGLVLGMSVAKNVTISSLGRFSKGQLINKKQEKESVLHYKDAMRIKTPSLDQSVKLLSGGNQQKVSIAKSLSTQPKILIMDEPTRGVDVGAKKEIYELMNEFKRNGLGILMISSEIPELLGVCDRIMVMSEGKIAGVLSRDKANSNEIMRLAIGAGV; this is translated from the coding sequence ATGAGAGAAGTAATACTGAGAATGGAAAATATAACAAAGGAATTTCCTGGGGTAAAGGCTTTGGATAATGTAAATCTAAATGTCTACAAAGGAAAGGTTATGGCACTTCTGGGTGAAAACGGAGCAGGAAAATCTACTCTTATGAAGATTTTATCAGGAGTCTATAAAAAAACTTCAGGAGAGCTTTATTATAATAATGCTCCCTTGGAAGTAGCAAACCCAAAGGATGCCATGCAAAAAGGTATAGCGATAATTCACCAAGAGCTTAACTTGATAGAGGAAATGTCTGTTGCAGAAAATATATTTATGGGAAGATATCCATCAAGTGGAGGAAGAATATCATGGAAGAATCTTCATGATGAATCCAGAAGGCTCTTAGATAAGCTAGGCATGGATATTAATCCAAAGACCAAAGTTGGTTCACTGAGCATAGGACAAAAGCAGATGGTTGAAATAGCCAAAGCTCTATCTTTCGATGCACAAATAATAATTATGGACGAGCCAACAGATGCACTTACGGATTCTGAGGCAGAGAGTTTGTTCAAAGTTATAAAAGAACTAGTTAGTGAAGGTAAGAGTGTAGTTTATATTTCTCATCGTCTTCCTGAGATATTTCAGATTTGTGATGATATTACTATTTTGAGAGATGGACAGTTTATAGATGAGATGCCAGTATCTGAGATGGATGAAACCATCCTCATTGAAAAAATGGTAGGAAGAAAGCTAGAAGAACAATATCCATATATAGCTCCACTGAGCGATGAAACCTTGATGGAAGTTAAAAATATTAAAAATGAATTTGTATCTGATATTAGCTTTGTGGTTAAGAAAGGTGAAATATTAGGTGTTGCAGGACTTATGGGGGCAGGCAGAACCGAGCTTGCAAAATCCATATATGGAAGCATCAAATGTGAAATAAAAGATATTATGCTAGATGGTGTAAAGTTTGAAGCCAAAAACGAAAAACAAGCACTAAGCCAAGGCATAGTGTATGTTTCTGAGGATAGAAAAAAAGAAGGGCTAGTTTTAGGCATGTCAGTTGCAAAGAATGTCACTATTTCATCTCTAGGACGCTTTTCAAAAGGTCAGCTTATAAACAAAAAACAGGAAAAAGAAAGTGTTCTTCACTATAAGGATGCTATGAGAATAAAAACTCCATCCTTAGACCAGAGCGTAAAGCTACTCAGCGGAGGAAACCAGCAGAAAGTATCTATTGCGAAATCTCTATCAACTCAGCCAAAGATACTTATTATGGATGAGCCTACTAGAGGAGTAGATGTAGGCGCAAAAAAAGAAATTTATGAACTCATGAATGAATTTAAAAGAAATGGACTGGGAATCCTTATGATTTCTTCTGAGATACCTGAGCTACTGGGTGTGTGCGATAGAATTATGGTCATGAGCGAAGGTAAAATTGCTGGGGTACTCAGCAGAGACAAAGCTAACTCTAATGAAATTATGAGACTAGCTATAGGAGCAGGAGTGTGA
- the rbsD gene encoding D-ribose pyranase: MIRGRLLNSEIISVLAAMGHTDQLVIADAGLPIPAAVKRIDLALEKGLPSFDATLALIASNMVMEKVILAEEIKENNPEVLKKIKEILNDKKIEIEFVSHEYFKKLSSSSKAIVRTGECTPYANIILQSGVNFEGE; the protein is encoded by the coding sequence ATGATAAGAGGTAGATTACTAAACTCAGAAATAATTTCTGTACTGGCAGCTATGGGACATACGGATCAATTAGTTATTGCAGATGCAGGGCTTCCTATTCCAGCTGCTGTAAAGAGAATAGATTTGGCATTAGAAAAAGGATTACCTTCCTTTGATGCTACTCTAGCACTTATAGCTTCAAACATGGTGATGGAAAAAGTGATTTTGGCTGAGGAAATAAAAGAGAATAACCCTGAAGTGCTTAAAAAAATAAAAGAAATTCTAAATGATAAAAAAATAGAGATAGAGTTTGTGTCACATGAGTATTTTAAAAAGCTCAGCTCTAGCAGTAAAGCAATAGTAAGAACAGGAGAATGTACCCCTTATGCAAACATTATCCTGCAATCTGGAGTGAATTTTGAAGGTGAATAA